One region of Wyeomyia smithii strain HCP4-BCI-WySm-NY-G18 chromosome 3, ASM2978416v1, whole genome shotgun sequence genomic DNA includes:
- the LOC129730330 gene encoding translocon-associated protein subunit gamma yields the protein MVDGKGSGFTKEEELLLQDFSRNVSTKSNAVFYGNAFIISAVPIWLFWRVHQMELLPSALFFAIVTGLCTYLMAMAYKNTKFTLKHKIANKREDAVTREMTALLADDKKLSRKDKDERILWKKNDVAEYEATTFSIFYNNALFLAVVIFASFYLLRSFTPTFNYILSVAGAGGLMALLSTGKSS from the exons ATGGTTGACGGAAAGGGTTCTGGTTTTACAAAAGAGGAGGAGTTGTTGCTTCAGGACTTTAGCCGGAACGTGAGCACCAAGTCGAATGCGGTTTTCTACGGAAATGCCTTTATTATTTCTGCAGTTCCCATTT GGCTATTTTGGAGGGTTCACCAAATGGAGCTGCTTCCTTCGGCACTATTTTTTGCCATCGTCACCGGCCTGTGTACATATTTAATGGCTATGGCCTACAAAAACACTAAATTTACGCTGAAACACAAAATCGCAAACAAACGTGAGGATGCCGTCACACGTGAAATGACTGCTCTGTTGGCCGATGATAAGAAACTGAGCCGCAAAGACAAGGACGAACGAATCCTGTGGAAGAAGAACGACGTTGCGGAGTATGAAGCAACGACCTTCTCTATTTTCTATAACAACGCCCTCTTCCTGGCCGTTGTTATCTTCGCAAGCTTCTATCTGCTGCGTTCGTTCACACCGACTTTCAACTATATCCTGTCGGTAGCCGGTGCTGGAGGGTTGATGGCTTTATTGTCCACTGGAAAGTCGTCCTAA